From the genome of Mucilaginibacter paludis DSM 18603:
CATCCGGCTGCCCGATCCACCGGCTACAATGATGGCGTAATGATGGGTATTGCGTAGTGAGTATTGCGTAGTGCGATTATTTTCTGTCACAATTGCTTAGTTCAGTTATTTCCCACTTCAATGCGTATTGCTGCTCGGTTCAATAATTTCTTATCTCAATACGCAATACGCGGATCTCAATACTCATTGCTGCTTGGTTCAATAATTTCTTATCTCGATACGCACTACGCAAATCTCAATACTCAAATCTTAAATAATCATCATCGCGTCGCCGTAGCTGTAAAAGCGATATTTTTCTTTAACAGCAACTTCGTAAGCGTTCATTACGTTTTCATATCCGCCGAAAGCGCAAATCATCATTAATAAAGTTGACTCAGGTGTATGGAAATTGGTAATCATGCTGTTGGCTATGCTGAAATCGTATGGAGGGAAGATGAACTTGCTTGTCCAATCGTTAGCGGCCTTTAATGTTTTGTTGGCAGATACTGCCGATTCGATGGTACGCATGGAGGTTGTGCCAACGGCGCAAATACGTTTTTTGTTTTCAATGCCCCGGTTTACGATGTCGGCTTGCTTTTGTTCGATAATAAACTGCTCCGAGTCCATTTTATGTTTGGTAAGGTCTTCAACCTCAACCGTGCGGAAGGTACCTAAGCCAACATGCAGGGTAACTTCGGCAAATTCAACACCTTTTAATTCAAGGCGCTTCATTAACTCGCGGCTAAAGTGTAAACCTGCAGTAGGTGCTGCAACTGCACCTTCGTTTTTAGCAAATATGGTTTGGTAACGTTCTTTATCTTCTTCGGTAGCTTTACGCTTAATGTATTTAGGTAGTGGTGTTTCTCCTAAAATTTCAACATTGCGTCTAAATTCTTCGTCGGTGCCGTCAAACAAAAAGCGGATGGTACGGCCACGGGATGTAGTATTATCAACAACCTCGGCAATCAGCAGGTCATCATCGCCGAAATAAAGTTTATTGCCTACGCGTATTTTACGGGCAGGGTCAACCAAAACATCCCATAAGCGTAATTCTTTATTCAGTTCGCGTAATAAAAATACCTCAATAGTAGCTCCGGTTTTTTCTTTGTTGCCGTATAAACGGGCAGGAAAAACCTTTGTGTTATTGATGATCATTACATCTTTATCGTCAAAATAATTCAGAACATCCTTAAATATTTTATGTTCAATTTTTCCTGAATCACGGTGTAAAACCAATAAACGGGACTCATCGCGGTTTTCTGACGGCGAATGAGCCACTAACGACTCTGGTAAATTGAATTTAAACTGGGATAATTTCATGTTGTAAAAAAAAGATTTTTAGGGCGCAAATGTACGAATTAATTTGTACATAAGCTAAATATATTATAGGCGATATTAATGTTGTAATACAAGTAACAAAAATAGAGCATTCTGGTTTAAAACTATTTACTATCGTTGGGCTCTGTTTTGCTTTTTTCAGCATCAATTACTGAATGCTGATCCGCATGTTAAAGGCGCCCTTCCAGTCGTCGCCCTGCATATTGCTGCCGCCGGCTATTATTTTATAGGTGCCTTTATGTTGAATGGGATATTTTACGGTTTTGGAAAACGGCCCATCGGAGGATCCATCAGGCATAATAATTTGATTGATGCGGATATTGCCTTTGTCGCTCAGTTCCCTGATGGATGCATTTAACGTTTTGCCATGCTTTACTTTTACAATAAAGGTTACCGGATGTGCCAGGCCCAGCATATATGCGCCTACATTAACCCGCTGTTTTCCTTTGGGGAAGTGTACCAGGTATATATTTTGCCTCGAGGTATCTGGTGTTTGGGTTTGTATCGCCTGGGCCGATAGGTTATGGGAGCAAATCAGCGTCAGCATTAAAAATAAAAACAGGCTCAGAACTTTCATACACAGGTTGCTTTATACCCTGAACAGCAGTTAACGTATTTAGTTTAAAAAATATCTAACAACCAAGCCTTGCGGCTAAAGTGTTTCGCTGCCTTTTCTTATACTTTCTCTACAAATACGGCTGTACCATAAGCCAGTACCTCGGTTATGCCGTTCATAATTTCGTTGGCATCGTACCGCACGTTGATGATGGCATTGGCGCCTCTTTCTTCGGCATGCTGTATTAATAATTGAAATGCTTCTTCGCGGGCACGTTCGCAAAGCTCCACGTAGATGGATAGCCTGCCGCCAAACAACGATTGTATACTACCTGCTACATTGCCTACAACGCTCCGGCTGCGCACCGTGATGCCACGTACAACGCCTAAGTTTTTAACAACTTTATAACCTTCTAAACTGATGCTGGTGGTAATTAACGAATAATCCATAACTTGATGATATTTAGCGATCTTTATTTTGGTGTAGATTTTATACTAAACCTAAGATAAATAAGAATGGCGATTGTTACAATAATATTGGCAAGGGCGAAGGATTTAAAAGTGTAAAAAAATTAAGGCGTCATTTACTCAACCTGGTAACCCAGCCCCAGCCGTTTAACCGATTCGGCTACGCCTTTGATAAATAGGTAATTGGCAGAGCCGCCAATAACGGCGCCAAATACGGGTATTAACCGGCCTGCGGTTTTAGAGCCCATTTTGAGTAAAAGTTTTTCGGCAATTTCTTCGAGCATTGTTTTGGTAATGGCCATGCCGGCTTCCACCTTCATTGATGTAGCCACAATGGCCATAAATTCTTCAAAGGTAATTTGGTAGGTGCCCCGGTTATGGTATATAATGGCCAGCGTTACCCTGAATTGCTGGGTGATGTTGTTAACCACATCTATGGGGATGCTGGCTATCATGGTTAAC
Proteins encoded in this window:
- the queA gene encoding tRNA preQ1(34) S-adenosylmethionine ribosyltransferase-isomerase QueA, with translation MKLSQFKFNLPESLVAHSPSENRDESRLLVLHRDSGKIEHKIFKDVLNYFDDKDVMIINNTKVFPARLYGNKEKTGATIEVFLLRELNKELRLWDVLVDPARKIRVGNKLYFGDDDLLIAEVVDNTTSRGRTIRFLFDGTDEEFRRNVEILGETPLPKYIKRKATEEDKERYQTIFAKNEGAVAAPTAGLHFSRELMKRLELKGVEFAEVTLHVGLGTFRTVEVEDLTKHKMDSEQFIIEQKQADIVNRGIENKKRICAVGTTSMRTIESAVSANKTLKAANDWTSKFIFPPYDFSIANSMITNFHTPESTLLMMICAFGGYENVMNAYEVAVKEKYRFYSYGDAMMII
- a CDS encoding YbjQ family protein produces the protein MDYSLITTSISLEGYKVVKNLGVVRGITVRSRSVVGNVAGSIQSLFGGRLSIYVELCERAREEAFQLLIQHAEERGANAIINVRYDANEIMNGITEVLAYGTAVFVEKV